The uncultured Methanobrevibacter sp. genome segment AAAGTCATCACCGAAGACGGTAAGGCTTGCGGAGTAACCTATATTAAAGATGATAATGAGAAATCCGTTTTTGCAGACACAGTAATTTTATCGGCTGGTGCTATCGGAACCACATTGATTTTAAGAAATTCCGGAATTGAAGATGCAGGCCGTGAAATATTCTTCGATCCGTTCGTTTCAGTTGGAGGATACCTTAAGGACATCAACTTCAACACTGAAGTTCAGATGGCAGGTTTGGTGGTTGGTGAAAACTTTGTCCTCTCTCCTCATTTTTCATCATTTATCCGTGCAAATATTCCTGACGATTCAGTAACTGATGAAGATATATTGAGTATCATGGTAAAAACTCCTGATGAGTGCAGAGGATATGTAGATGACGACGGGGATGTAGTTAAAATAAATACTATTCAGGATATAAGATACCTGGCTGAAGGTGTTGCAACAGCAGGTTTCATACTAAAAGAAGCTGGAGTGGACCCAAACACTATAGGTTCAACAGTATATAGAGGTGCCCATTCTGGAGGAACTGCTCCAATCGGAAAAATAGTAGATTCAAATCAGGAAACAGAAATCAAAGGATTGTTTGTTAGTGATGCAAGCGTATTGCCAATATCTCCTGGAAAACCGCCGATATTAACAATACTTGCACTTTCTAAAAGATTAGCAGATTATCTAATTGACAAATAGAAGATTATTCAAATTGTTTATCAATATCTTCTGTTTTTATTAATTTTTCACAATAATGGCATCTGACAAC includes the following:
- a CDS encoding GMC family oxidoreductase N-terminal domain-containing protein is translated as MVIIVGTGAGGGILAYELAKNDVPVTIIEKGPYIKSGEAFKYYDKYSEDVDLLTTTCIGGASIVSMSNMVRALDEELLEFDVDLSEAYEYVEELVGVHQLDDSHIGKGSQAFLDAGRKLGLKTMKMPKAIREKDCIQCGKCAFGCPADAKWSGKDFVDDAVEAGAELICDAEVIKVITEDGKACGVTYIKDDNEKSVFADTVILSAGAIGTTLILRNSGIEDAGREIFFDPFVSVGGYLKDINFNTEVQMAGLVVGENFVLSPHFSSFIRANIPDDSVTDEDILSIMVKTPDECRGYVDDDGDVVKINTIQDIRYLAEGVATAGFILKEAGVDPNTIGSTVYRGAHSGGTAPIGKIVDSNQETEIKGLFVSDASVLPISPGKPPILTILALSKRLADYLIDK